A genomic window from Periophthalmus magnuspinnatus isolate fPerMag1 chromosome 16, fPerMag1.2.pri, whole genome shotgun sequence includes:
- the osbpl3b gene encoding oxysterol-binding protein-related protein 3 isoform X1, whose protein sequence is MGSEDHTSNMSQKISSLSRSNSSSSSKHDSRQDSWEIVEGLRGGYSNIQEPQKQEGYLHKRRKWPMKGWHKRYFLLDKGILKYGKCSADIEKGKLHGCIDVGLSVMAIKKKAKCIDLDAEENIYHLKIKSQELFDEWVSKLRHHRVYRQNEIALYPNEKTFFSPLFPSPTSTNTTESVSIRRCLSIRRQSSVHSPGAFPVGCNSQAKVTAWLQSSDDMAKCSKDISVCESYLLELSHLLQSMEVLHRTYSAPSIQALQACTFESPKKEKRLPRKWRTKNYNKDVKTTLQVPSCISSGSIRLHASNPNLSTAALSNDKGDLESLEFNIDVAKLQEDFCRVATNLHTTMKSALTSLTSERERLRQCVETETCPPTSPQVVGLKNALSTALAQNSELRERLSKIHAESHIVEPTLINITAPVQKQESMDDSHHLVHQVSNESRASIAESLSEFFDAHEVLLSASSSENEVSEDDSYISDISDNISMDNFSNETECERSSSGLVENGSVLYQRRSCLPSPSPNSSTISLWNILRNNIGKDLSKVAMPVHLNEPLNTLQRLCEELEYSELLDQAASTQDPFERMVYISTFVVSGYASSYYRTGGKPFNPVLGETYECDRPDKGFRFLAEQVSHHPPISACHAESKNFIFWQDVRCKNKFWGKSMEIVPIGTTHVTLPGFGDHYEWNKVTSCVHNILSGQRWIEHYGEITIRNTSSDVCQCKITFVKAKYWNSSVNEIEGTVTDKKGKVVHRLFGKWHEAVYCGDPPTATCVWRASAIPVDFEQYYGFTKFAIELNEPHPSLKLLLPPTDTRLRVDQRLLEEGKLEEAEEQKQRIEDMQRQRRKTLEESNVTHEPKFFRKSKDDTWVSNNTYWELRADPGFGHIDFPTLW, encoded by the exons GACAGCTGGGAGATCGTGGAGGGTCTGAGAGGAGGCTACAGTAACATCCAGGAGCCCCAAAAACAGGAGGGCTACCTGCACAAGAGAAGGAAGTGGCCCATGAAAGGATGGCACAAG AGGTACTTTTTGTTGGACAAGGGCATCCTGAAATATGGAAAGTGCAGCGCTGAT ATTGAGAAGGGAAAACTGCATGGCTGTATTGATGTGGGTCTGTCGGTCATGGCTATTAAGAAGAAAGCCAAGTGCATCGATCTTGATGCTGAGGAAAACATCTATCACCTTAAG ATAAAGTCCCAAGAGCTCTTTGACGAATGGGTCTCCAAACTGCGCCACCATCGAGTGTATCGGCAAAACGAGATTGCCTTGTACCCAAACGAGAAGACATTTTTCTCTCCACTCTTCCCCTCCCCCACCTCCACCAACACCACTGAGAGTGTCTCCATCCGAAGG TGCTTGTCTATACGCAGACAGTCCTCCGTGCATTCTCCAGGAGCCTTCCCCGTTGGATGTAACAGTCAGGCCAAAGTCACTGCCTGGCTCCAGTCCTCTGATGACATGGCCAAGTGCTCTAAAG ACATCTCTGTGTGTGAATCCTACCTGCTGGAGCTGTCTCACCTGTTACAGAGCATGGAGGTCCTTCACCGCACATACTCTGCTCCATCCATCCAGGCTCTACAg gcgtGTACATTTGAAAgccccaaaaaagaaaaaagactaCCTAGAAAATGGCGtacaaaaaactacaacaaagaTGTCAAAACAACTTTACAG GTTCCCAGCTGCATCTCCTCCGGCTCAATCCGTCTTCATGCTTCAAACCCAAACCTCTCCACTGCTGCTCTGAGCAATGATAAAGGCGATCTCGAGTCTCTAGAATTCAATATTGATGTAGCCAAGCTCCAAGAAGACTTCTGTCGCGTGGCTACTAACT TACACACTACCATGAAATCAGCTTTAACTTCTCTGACATCAGAAAGAGAGCGCTTAAGACAATGTGTGGAAACTGAGACGTGCCCACCTACTTCTCCACAAGTGGTTGGACTGAAGAATGCCTTATCAACA GCTTTAGCCCAGAACAGTGAGCTGAGAGAGCGTCTGTCCAAGATTCATGCTGAGTCCCACATTGTAGAGCCCACATTAATAAATATCACTGCCCCTGTGCAG AAACAGGAGTCCATGGATGACTCCCATCATCTTGTGCACCAGGTTTCAAACGAGAGCCGAGCCTCCATCGCTGAATCTTTGTCTGAGTTCTTTGATGCGCATGAAGTGTTGTTGTCTGCAAGTTCCTCTGAAAATGAG GTCTCTGAGGATGACTCATACATCAGCGATATCAGtgacaatatttccatggacaaCTTCAGCAACGAGACTGAATGTGAAAGATCAAGTTCAG GTTTAGTGGAAAATGGCAGTGTCCTGTACCAGCGCAGGTCCTGCCTCCCCTCTCCCAGTCCCAACAGCAGCACCATCAGCCTGTGGAACATCCTGAGGAACAACATTGGGAAAGACCTGTCCAAAGTGGCCATGCCTGTGCACCTGAATGAGCCACTCAACACTCTGCAGCGTCTGTGCGAGGAGCTGGAATACAGTGAGCTGCTGGACCAAGCCGCCAGCACCCAGGACCCCTTTGAACGAATG GTCTACATTTCCACATTTGTTGTGTCAGGTTACGCATCCAGCTACTATCGCACTGGAGGAAAGCCTTTTAACCCTGTCCTTGGAGAGACATACGAATGTGATCGCCCTGATAAAGGGTTCCGGTTTCTGGCTGAACAA GTAAGTCACCATCCACCTATTTCAGCCTGTCATGCAGAATCCAAAAACTTTATCTTTTGGCAAG ATGTAAGATGCAAAAACAAGTTTTGGGGGAAGTCTATGGAGATTGTTCCCATTGGTACAACCCATGTTACTCTGCCTGG ATTTGGAGATCACTACGAGTGGAACAAGGTGACGTCCTGTGTGCACAACATTCTGAGTGGGCAGCGTTGGATTGAACACTACGGGGAGATCACCATCAGAAACACCAGTAGTGACGTGTGTCAGTGCAAGATCACTTTTGTGAAG GCTAAATACTGGAActcaagtgtgaatgaaatcgAGGGAACTGTCACTgataaaaaaggaaaagttgTCCATAGACTTTTTGGGAAATGGCACGAAGCGGTGTATTGTGGAGATCCTCCAACAGCCACTTGTGTCTGGAGAGCAA GTGCCATTCCCGTAGACTTTGAGCAATACTACGGCTTTACCAAGTTTGCCATTGAGCTTAACGAGCCACATCCCTCACTAAAACTGCTGCTACCACCGACAGACACCAGACTGCGAGTGGACCAAAG ATTGCTGGAGGAGGGAAAACTGGAGGAGGCTGAGGAGCAGAAGCAACGAATTGAAGACATGCAAAGGCAGCGACGCAAAACACTCGAGGAGAGCAACGTGACTCATGAACCTAAATTCTTTAG GAAATCTAAAGATGACACATGGGTCAGTAACAACACTTACTGGGAGCTGAGGGCAGACCCAGGCTTTGGACACATAGACTTCCCAACACTGTGGTGA
- the osbpl3b gene encoding oxysterol-binding protein-related protein 3 isoform X4, which produces MGSEDHTSNMSQKISSLSRSNSSSSSKHDSRQDSWEIVEGLRGGYSNIQEPQKQEGYLHKRRKWPMKGWHKRYFLLDKGILKYGKCSADIEKGKLHGCIDVGLSVMAIKKKAKCIDLDAEENIYHLKIKSQELFDEWVSKLRHHRVYRQNEIALYPNEKTFFSPLFPSPTSTNTTESVSIRRCLSIRRQSSVHSPGAFPVGCNSQAKVTAWLQSSDDMAKCSKDISVCESYLLELSHLLQSMEVLHRTYSAPSIQALQACTFESPKKEKRLPRKWRTKNYNKDVKTTLQVPSCISSGSIRLHASNPNLSTAALSNDKGDLESLEFNIDVAKLQEDFCRVATNLHTTMKSALTSLTSERERLRQCVETETCPPTSPQVVGLKNALSTKQESMDDSHHLVHQVSNESRASIAESLSEFFDAHEVLLSASSSENEVSEDDSYISDISDNISMDNFSNETECERSSSGLVENGSVLYQRRSCLPSPSPNSSTISLWNILRNNIGKDLSKVAMPVHLNEPLNTLQRLCEELEYSELLDQAASTQDPFERMVYISTFVVSGYASSYYRTGGKPFNPVLGETYECDRPDKGFRFLAEQVSHHPPISACHAESKNFIFWQDVRCKNKFWGKSMEIVPIGTTHVTLPGFGDHYEWNKVTSCVHNILSGQRWIEHYGEITIRNTSSDVCQCKITFVKAKYWNSSVNEIEGTVTDKKGKVVHRLFGKWHEAVYCGDPPTATCVWRASAIPVDFEQYYGFTKFAIELNEPHPSLKLLLPPTDTRLRVDQRLLEEGKLEEAEEQKQRIEDMQRQRRKTLEESNVTHEPKFFRKSKDDTWVSNNTYWELRADPGFGHIDFPTLW; this is translated from the exons GACAGCTGGGAGATCGTGGAGGGTCTGAGAGGAGGCTACAGTAACATCCAGGAGCCCCAAAAACAGGAGGGCTACCTGCACAAGAGAAGGAAGTGGCCCATGAAAGGATGGCACAAG AGGTACTTTTTGTTGGACAAGGGCATCCTGAAATATGGAAAGTGCAGCGCTGAT ATTGAGAAGGGAAAACTGCATGGCTGTATTGATGTGGGTCTGTCGGTCATGGCTATTAAGAAGAAAGCCAAGTGCATCGATCTTGATGCTGAGGAAAACATCTATCACCTTAAG ATAAAGTCCCAAGAGCTCTTTGACGAATGGGTCTCCAAACTGCGCCACCATCGAGTGTATCGGCAAAACGAGATTGCCTTGTACCCAAACGAGAAGACATTTTTCTCTCCACTCTTCCCCTCCCCCACCTCCACCAACACCACTGAGAGTGTCTCCATCCGAAGG TGCTTGTCTATACGCAGACAGTCCTCCGTGCATTCTCCAGGAGCCTTCCCCGTTGGATGTAACAGTCAGGCCAAAGTCACTGCCTGGCTCCAGTCCTCTGATGACATGGCCAAGTGCTCTAAAG ACATCTCTGTGTGTGAATCCTACCTGCTGGAGCTGTCTCACCTGTTACAGAGCATGGAGGTCCTTCACCGCACATACTCTGCTCCATCCATCCAGGCTCTACAg gcgtGTACATTTGAAAgccccaaaaaagaaaaaagactaCCTAGAAAATGGCGtacaaaaaactacaacaaagaTGTCAAAACAACTTTACAG GTTCCCAGCTGCATCTCCTCCGGCTCAATCCGTCTTCATGCTTCAAACCCAAACCTCTCCACTGCTGCTCTGAGCAATGATAAAGGCGATCTCGAGTCTCTAGAATTCAATATTGATGTAGCCAAGCTCCAAGAAGACTTCTGTCGCGTGGCTACTAACT TACACACTACCATGAAATCAGCTTTAACTTCTCTGACATCAGAAAGAGAGCGCTTAAGACAATGTGTGGAAACTGAGACGTGCCCACCTACTTCTCCACAAGTGGTTGGACTGAAGAATGCCTTATCAACA AAACAGGAGTCCATGGATGACTCCCATCATCTTGTGCACCAGGTTTCAAACGAGAGCCGAGCCTCCATCGCTGAATCTTTGTCTGAGTTCTTTGATGCGCATGAAGTGTTGTTGTCTGCAAGTTCCTCTGAAAATGAG GTCTCTGAGGATGACTCATACATCAGCGATATCAGtgacaatatttccatggacaaCTTCAGCAACGAGACTGAATGTGAAAGATCAAGTTCAG GTTTAGTGGAAAATGGCAGTGTCCTGTACCAGCGCAGGTCCTGCCTCCCCTCTCCCAGTCCCAACAGCAGCACCATCAGCCTGTGGAACATCCTGAGGAACAACATTGGGAAAGACCTGTCCAAAGTGGCCATGCCTGTGCACCTGAATGAGCCACTCAACACTCTGCAGCGTCTGTGCGAGGAGCTGGAATACAGTGAGCTGCTGGACCAAGCCGCCAGCACCCAGGACCCCTTTGAACGAATG GTCTACATTTCCACATTTGTTGTGTCAGGTTACGCATCCAGCTACTATCGCACTGGAGGAAAGCCTTTTAACCCTGTCCTTGGAGAGACATACGAATGTGATCGCCCTGATAAAGGGTTCCGGTTTCTGGCTGAACAA GTAAGTCACCATCCACCTATTTCAGCCTGTCATGCAGAATCCAAAAACTTTATCTTTTGGCAAG ATGTAAGATGCAAAAACAAGTTTTGGGGGAAGTCTATGGAGATTGTTCCCATTGGTACAACCCATGTTACTCTGCCTGG ATTTGGAGATCACTACGAGTGGAACAAGGTGACGTCCTGTGTGCACAACATTCTGAGTGGGCAGCGTTGGATTGAACACTACGGGGAGATCACCATCAGAAACACCAGTAGTGACGTGTGTCAGTGCAAGATCACTTTTGTGAAG GCTAAATACTGGAActcaagtgtgaatgaaatcgAGGGAACTGTCACTgataaaaaaggaaaagttgTCCATAGACTTTTTGGGAAATGGCACGAAGCGGTGTATTGTGGAGATCCTCCAACAGCCACTTGTGTCTGGAGAGCAA GTGCCATTCCCGTAGACTTTGAGCAATACTACGGCTTTACCAAGTTTGCCATTGAGCTTAACGAGCCACATCCCTCACTAAAACTGCTGCTACCACCGACAGACACCAGACTGCGAGTGGACCAAAG ATTGCTGGAGGAGGGAAAACTGGAGGAGGCTGAGGAGCAGAAGCAACGAATTGAAGACATGCAAAGGCAGCGACGCAAAACACTCGAGGAGAGCAACGTGACTCATGAACCTAAATTCTTTAG GAAATCTAAAGATGACACATGGGTCAGTAACAACACTTACTGGGAGCTGAGGGCAGACCCAGGCTTTGGACACATAGACTTCCCAACACTGTGGTGA
- the osbpl3b gene encoding oxysterol-binding protein-related protein 3 isoform X2 has protein sequence MGSEDHTSNMSQKISSLSRSNSSSSSKHDSRQDSWEIVEGLRGGYSNIQEPQKQEGYLHKRRKWPMKGWHKRYFLLDKGILKYGKCSADIEKGKLHGCIDVGLSVMAIKKKAKCIDLDAEENIYHLKIKSQELFDEWVSKLRHHRVYRQNEIALYPNEKTFFSPLFPSPTSTNTTESVSIRRCLSIRRQSSVHSPGAFPVGCNSQAKVTAWLQSSDDMAKCSKDISVCESYLLELSHLLQSMEVLHRTYSAPSIQALQACTFESPKKEKRLPRKWRTKNYNKDVKTTLQVPSCISSGSIRLHASNPNLSTAALSNDKGDLESLEFNIDVAKLQEDFCRVATNLHTTMKSALTSLTSERERLRQCVETETCPPTSPQVVGLKNALSTALAQNSELRERLSKIHAESHIVEPTLINITAPVQESMDDSHHLVHQVSNESRASIAESLSEFFDAHEVLLSASSSENEVSEDDSYISDISDNISMDNFSNETECERSSSGLVENGSVLYQRRSCLPSPSPNSSTISLWNILRNNIGKDLSKVAMPVHLNEPLNTLQRLCEELEYSELLDQAASTQDPFERMVYISTFVVSGYASSYYRTGGKPFNPVLGETYECDRPDKGFRFLAEQVSHHPPISACHAESKNFIFWQDVRCKNKFWGKSMEIVPIGTTHVTLPGFGDHYEWNKVTSCVHNILSGQRWIEHYGEITIRNTSSDVCQCKITFVKAKYWNSSVNEIEGTVTDKKGKVVHRLFGKWHEAVYCGDPPTATCVWRASAIPVDFEQYYGFTKFAIELNEPHPSLKLLLPPTDTRLRVDQRLLEEGKLEEAEEQKQRIEDMQRQRRKTLEESNVTHEPKFFRKSKDDTWVSNNTYWELRADPGFGHIDFPTLW, from the exons GACAGCTGGGAGATCGTGGAGGGTCTGAGAGGAGGCTACAGTAACATCCAGGAGCCCCAAAAACAGGAGGGCTACCTGCACAAGAGAAGGAAGTGGCCCATGAAAGGATGGCACAAG AGGTACTTTTTGTTGGACAAGGGCATCCTGAAATATGGAAAGTGCAGCGCTGAT ATTGAGAAGGGAAAACTGCATGGCTGTATTGATGTGGGTCTGTCGGTCATGGCTATTAAGAAGAAAGCCAAGTGCATCGATCTTGATGCTGAGGAAAACATCTATCACCTTAAG ATAAAGTCCCAAGAGCTCTTTGACGAATGGGTCTCCAAACTGCGCCACCATCGAGTGTATCGGCAAAACGAGATTGCCTTGTACCCAAACGAGAAGACATTTTTCTCTCCACTCTTCCCCTCCCCCACCTCCACCAACACCACTGAGAGTGTCTCCATCCGAAGG TGCTTGTCTATACGCAGACAGTCCTCCGTGCATTCTCCAGGAGCCTTCCCCGTTGGATGTAACAGTCAGGCCAAAGTCACTGCCTGGCTCCAGTCCTCTGATGACATGGCCAAGTGCTCTAAAG ACATCTCTGTGTGTGAATCCTACCTGCTGGAGCTGTCTCACCTGTTACAGAGCATGGAGGTCCTTCACCGCACATACTCTGCTCCATCCATCCAGGCTCTACAg gcgtGTACATTTGAAAgccccaaaaaagaaaaaagactaCCTAGAAAATGGCGtacaaaaaactacaacaaagaTGTCAAAACAACTTTACAG GTTCCCAGCTGCATCTCCTCCGGCTCAATCCGTCTTCATGCTTCAAACCCAAACCTCTCCACTGCTGCTCTGAGCAATGATAAAGGCGATCTCGAGTCTCTAGAATTCAATATTGATGTAGCCAAGCTCCAAGAAGACTTCTGTCGCGTGGCTACTAACT TACACACTACCATGAAATCAGCTTTAACTTCTCTGACATCAGAAAGAGAGCGCTTAAGACAATGTGTGGAAACTGAGACGTGCCCACCTACTTCTCCACAAGTGGTTGGACTGAAGAATGCCTTATCAACA GCTTTAGCCCAGAACAGTGAGCTGAGAGAGCGTCTGTCCAAGATTCATGCTGAGTCCCACATTGTAGAGCCCACATTAATAAATATCACTGCCCCTGTGCAG GAGTCCATGGATGACTCCCATCATCTTGTGCACCAGGTTTCAAACGAGAGCCGAGCCTCCATCGCTGAATCTTTGTCTGAGTTCTTTGATGCGCATGAAGTGTTGTTGTCTGCAAGTTCCTCTGAAAATGAG GTCTCTGAGGATGACTCATACATCAGCGATATCAGtgacaatatttccatggacaaCTTCAGCAACGAGACTGAATGTGAAAGATCAAGTTCAG GTTTAGTGGAAAATGGCAGTGTCCTGTACCAGCGCAGGTCCTGCCTCCCCTCTCCCAGTCCCAACAGCAGCACCATCAGCCTGTGGAACATCCTGAGGAACAACATTGGGAAAGACCTGTCCAAAGTGGCCATGCCTGTGCACCTGAATGAGCCACTCAACACTCTGCAGCGTCTGTGCGAGGAGCTGGAATACAGTGAGCTGCTGGACCAAGCCGCCAGCACCCAGGACCCCTTTGAACGAATG GTCTACATTTCCACATTTGTTGTGTCAGGTTACGCATCCAGCTACTATCGCACTGGAGGAAAGCCTTTTAACCCTGTCCTTGGAGAGACATACGAATGTGATCGCCCTGATAAAGGGTTCCGGTTTCTGGCTGAACAA GTAAGTCACCATCCACCTATTTCAGCCTGTCATGCAGAATCCAAAAACTTTATCTTTTGGCAAG ATGTAAGATGCAAAAACAAGTTTTGGGGGAAGTCTATGGAGATTGTTCCCATTGGTACAACCCATGTTACTCTGCCTGG ATTTGGAGATCACTACGAGTGGAACAAGGTGACGTCCTGTGTGCACAACATTCTGAGTGGGCAGCGTTGGATTGAACACTACGGGGAGATCACCATCAGAAACACCAGTAGTGACGTGTGTCAGTGCAAGATCACTTTTGTGAAG GCTAAATACTGGAActcaagtgtgaatgaaatcgAGGGAACTGTCACTgataaaaaaggaaaagttgTCCATAGACTTTTTGGGAAATGGCACGAAGCGGTGTATTGTGGAGATCCTCCAACAGCCACTTGTGTCTGGAGAGCAA GTGCCATTCCCGTAGACTTTGAGCAATACTACGGCTTTACCAAGTTTGCCATTGAGCTTAACGAGCCACATCCCTCACTAAAACTGCTGCTACCACCGACAGACACCAGACTGCGAGTGGACCAAAG ATTGCTGGAGGAGGGAAAACTGGAGGAGGCTGAGGAGCAGAAGCAACGAATTGAAGACATGCAAAGGCAGCGACGCAAAACACTCGAGGAGAGCAACGTGACTCATGAACCTAAATTCTTTAG GAAATCTAAAGATGACACATGGGTCAGTAACAACACTTACTGGGAGCTGAGGGCAGACCCAGGCTTTGGACACATAGACTTCCCAACACTGTGGTGA
- the osbpl3b gene encoding oxysterol-binding protein-related protein 3 isoform X3, with translation MTADSWEIVEGLRGGYSNIQEPQKQEGYLHKRRKWPMKGWHKRYFLLDKGILKYGKCSADIEKGKLHGCIDVGLSVMAIKKKAKCIDLDAEENIYHLKIKSQELFDEWVSKLRHHRVYRQNEIALYPNEKTFFSPLFPSPTSTNTTESVSIRRCLSIRRQSSVHSPGAFPVGCNSQAKVTAWLQSSDDMAKCSKDISVCESYLLELSHLLQSMEVLHRTYSAPSIQALQACTFESPKKEKRLPRKWRTKNYNKDVKTTLQVPSCISSGSIRLHASNPNLSTAALSNDKGDLESLEFNIDVAKLQEDFCRVATNLHTTMKSALTSLTSERERLRQCVETETCPPTSPQVVGLKNALSTALAQNSELRERLSKIHAESHIVEPTLINITAPVQKQESMDDSHHLVHQVSNESRASIAESLSEFFDAHEVLLSASSSENEVSEDDSYISDISDNISMDNFSNETECERSSSGLVENGSVLYQRRSCLPSPSPNSSTISLWNILRNNIGKDLSKVAMPVHLNEPLNTLQRLCEELEYSELLDQAASTQDPFERMVYISTFVVSGYASSYYRTGGKPFNPVLGETYECDRPDKGFRFLAEQVSHHPPISACHAESKNFIFWQDVRCKNKFWGKSMEIVPIGTTHVTLPGFGDHYEWNKVTSCVHNILSGQRWIEHYGEITIRNTSSDVCQCKITFVKAKYWNSSVNEIEGTVTDKKGKVVHRLFGKWHEAVYCGDPPTATCVWRASAIPVDFEQYYGFTKFAIELNEPHPSLKLLLPPTDTRLRVDQRLLEEGKLEEAEEQKQRIEDMQRQRRKTLEESNVTHEPKFFRKSKDDTWVSNNTYWELRADPGFGHIDFPTLW, from the exons CTGGGAGATCGTGGAGGGTCTGAGAGGAGGCTACAGTAACATCCAGGAGCCCCAAAAACAGGAGGGCTACCTGCACAAGAGAAGGAAGTGGCCCATGAAAGGATGGCACAAG AGGTACTTTTTGTTGGACAAGGGCATCCTGAAATATGGAAAGTGCAGCGCTGAT ATTGAGAAGGGAAAACTGCATGGCTGTATTGATGTGGGTCTGTCGGTCATGGCTATTAAGAAGAAAGCCAAGTGCATCGATCTTGATGCTGAGGAAAACATCTATCACCTTAAG ATAAAGTCCCAAGAGCTCTTTGACGAATGGGTCTCCAAACTGCGCCACCATCGAGTGTATCGGCAAAACGAGATTGCCTTGTACCCAAACGAGAAGACATTTTTCTCTCCACTCTTCCCCTCCCCCACCTCCACCAACACCACTGAGAGTGTCTCCATCCGAAGG TGCTTGTCTATACGCAGACAGTCCTCCGTGCATTCTCCAGGAGCCTTCCCCGTTGGATGTAACAGTCAGGCCAAAGTCACTGCCTGGCTCCAGTCCTCTGATGACATGGCCAAGTGCTCTAAAG ACATCTCTGTGTGTGAATCCTACCTGCTGGAGCTGTCTCACCTGTTACAGAGCATGGAGGTCCTTCACCGCACATACTCTGCTCCATCCATCCAGGCTCTACAg gcgtGTACATTTGAAAgccccaaaaaagaaaaaagactaCCTAGAAAATGGCGtacaaaaaactacaacaaagaTGTCAAAACAACTTTACAG GTTCCCAGCTGCATCTCCTCCGGCTCAATCCGTCTTCATGCTTCAAACCCAAACCTCTCCACTGCTGCTCTGAGCAATGATAAAGGCGATCTCGAGTCTCTAGAATTCAATATTGATGTAGCCAAGCTCCAAGAAGACTTCTGTCGCGTGGCTACTAACT TACACACTACCATGAAATCAGCTTTAACTTCTCTGACATCAGAAAGAGAGCGCTTAAGACAATGTGTGGAAACTGAGACGTGCCCACCTACTTCTCCACAAGTGGTTGGACTGAAGAATGCCTTATCAACA GCTTTAGCCCAGAACAGTGAGCTGAGAGAGCGTCTGTCCAAGATTCATGCTGAGTCCCACATTGTAGAGCCCACATTAATAAATATCACTGCCCCTGTGCAG AAACAGGAGTCCATGGATGACTCCCATCATCTTGTGCACCAGGTTTCAAACGAGAGCCGAGCCTCCATCGCTGAATCTTTGTCTGAGTTCTTTGATGCGCATGAAGTGTTGTTGTCTGCAAGTTCCTCTGAAAATGAG GTCTCTGAGGATGACTCATACATCAGCGATATCAGtgacaatatttccatggacaaCTTCAGCAACGAGACTGAATGTGAAAGATCAAGTTCAG GTTTAGTGGAAAATGGCAGTGTCCTGTACCAGCGCAGGTCCTGCCTCCCCTCTCCCAGTCCCAACAGCAGCACCATCAGCCTGTGGAACATCCTGAGGAACAACATTGGGAAAGACCTGTCCAAAGTGGCCATGCCTGTGCACCTGAATGAGCCACTCAACACTCTGCAGCGTCTGTGCGAGGAGCTGGAATACAGTGAGCTGCTGGACCAAGCCGCCAGCACCCAGGACCCCTTTGAACGAATG GTCTACATTTCCACATTTGTTGTGTCAGGTTACGCATCCAGCTACTATCGCACTGGAGGAAAGCCTTTTAACCCTGTCCTTGGAGAGACATACGAATGTGATCGCCCTGATAAAGGGTTCCGGTTTCTGGCTGAACAA GTAAGTCACCATCCACCTATTTCAGCCTGTCATGCAGAATCCAAAAACTTTATCTTTTGGCAAG ATGTAAGATGCAAAAACAAGTTTTGGGGGAAGTCTATGGAGATTGTTCCCATTGGTACAACCCATGTTACTCTGCCTGG ATTTGGAGATCACTACGAGTGGAACAAGGTGACGTCCTGTGTGCACAACATTCTGAGTGGGCAGCGTTGGATTGAACACTACGGGGAGATCACCATCAGAAACACCAGTAGTGACGTGTGTCAGTGCAAGATCACTTTTGTGAAG GCTAAATACTGGAActcaagtgtgaatgaaatcgAGGGAACTGTCACTgataaaaaaggaaaagttgTCCATAGACTTTTTGGGAAATGGCACGAAGCGGTGTATTGTGGAGATCCTCCAACAGCCACTTGTGTCTGGAGAGCAA GTGCCATTCCCGTAGACTTTGAGCAATACTACGGCTTTACCAAGTTTGCCATTGAGCTTAACGAGCCACATCCCTCACTAAAACTGCTGCTACCACCGACAGACACCAGACTGCGAGTGGACCAAAG ATTGCTGGAGGAGGGAAAACTGGAGGAGGCTGAGGAGCAGAAGCAACGAATTGAAGACATGCAAAGGCAGCGACGCAAAACACTCGAGGAGAGCAACGTGACTCATGAACCTAAATTCTTTAG GAAATCTAAAGATGACACATGGGTCAGTAACAACACTTACTGGGAGCTGAGGGCAGACCCAGGCTTTGGACACATAGACTTCCCAACACTGTGGTGA